Proteins from one Eretmochelys imbricata isolate rEreImb1 chromosome 28, rEreImb1.hap1, whole genome shotgun sequence genomic window:
- the TMEM107 gene encoding transmembrane protein 107 isoform X2 — protein sequence MALVSGLVPARFLTLTAHLVLVISLFWSRDNNVLASLPLQYSQQQYQRQDLELVVALSVTLGLFAVELAGFLSGVSMFNNTQSLLSIGAHATAAVALLFFLFDQWDSSLYWWIFAFCSALPAAFEILLFVSVFGFKRKPL from the exons ATGGCGCTGGTCAGCGGGCTGGTGCCGGCCCGGTTCCTGACCCTCACGGCCCACCTCGTCCTCGTCATCAGCCTCTTCTGGTCCCGG GACAACAACGTCCTCGCCTCACTGCCCCTGCAGTACAGCCAGCAGCAGTATCAGCGCCAGGACCTGGA GCTGGTGGTGGCCCTGTCAGTGACGCTGGGCTTGTTCGCCGTGGAGCTGGCCGGCTTCCTCTCCGGGGTGTCCATGTTCAACAACACGCAGAGTCTGCTCT ccatcGGGGCCCACGCTACCGCTGCCGTggccctcctcttcttcctcttcgaCCAGTGGGACAGCAGCCTCTACTGGTGGATCTTTGCCTTCTGCAG CGCCCTGCCCGCGGCCTTCGAGATCCTGCTCTTCGTGTCCGTCTTCGGGTTCAAGAGGAAGCCCCTGTGA
- the TMEM107 gene encoding transmembrane protein 107 isoform X1, whose product MALVSGLVPARFLTLTAHLVLVISLFWSRDNNVLASLPLQYSQQQYQRQDLELVVALSVTLGLFAVELAGFLSGVSMFNNTQSLLSLAAHCSASICLSFFILERWESATYWYILAFCSALPAAFEILLFVSVFGFKRKPL is encoded by the exons ATGGCGCTGGTCAGCGGGCTGGTGCCGGCCCGGTTCCTGACCCTCACGGCCCACCTCGTCCTCGTCATCAGCCTCTTCTGGTCCCGG GACAACAACGTCCTCGCCTCACTGCCCCTGCAGTACAGCCAGCAGCAGTATCAGCGCCAGGACCTGGA GCTGGTGGTGGCCCTGTCAGTGACGCTGGGCTTGTTCGCCGTGGAGCTGGCCGGCTTCCTCTCCGGGGTGTCCATGTTCAACAACACGCAGAGTCTGCTCT cactggccGCTCACTGCAGTGCCTCCATCTGCCTCTCCTTCTTCATcttggagcgctgggagagcgccACCTACTGGTACATCCTGGCCTTCTGCAG CGCCCTGCCCGCGGCCTTCGAGATCCTGCTCTTCGTGTCCGTCTTCGGGTTCAAGAGGAAGCCCCTGTGA